From Shumkonia mesophila:
AATGTGAGGTAGATCGCTCGCGGATTGGCCATACGGTACGGCGGGGTACCACCGAATGCATACCTCAAATGGTATTTAACCCGACAGTTCCCCGGCGAATTGCCTATATCCTCAATCGTGCAACCGGATGTCCGGCGGGGGCGGTTGCCCTTAGGGCAAGCCCGCGTCGACGGCATCAGGGGCGAACAGCGTTAATAAACGTTAAGTGTATTTCGTGCATGATCGTTGCCCGGGGGAAGTAACGGGGATGAACGAAAAATCATTCCCGCCAAATATCGACATGGCAACAACCGGCCGGGGCGCGGCTCTCTCTGCTTGGAGGGGAGTGTCCGTGCCGCAACCGTGACGAGCTGGGTGGCAGGGGGTAAGGGGGGGGCGCGTGTCTTTAGGTACGGTCTTTGTCGTAGACGATGACGAAGATATCCGTGAATCGATCCGCGACCTCGTGGTGTCGGTGGGAATCAACTGCAAGACCTATGAGTCGGCGGATGCGTTTTTTCGGGCGGACACAGAGAGCGGGCCGAGCGCCGTCATCCTCGATGTCCGCTTGCCCGGCATCGGCGGCCTGGAGATCCAGAAGACCCTGGTCGCCAAAGGGGCTACGGCGCCCGTCATTTTCGTGACCGGGTACGGTGACGTCTGGACGGCCGTTCAGGCGATGAAGCGCGGGGCATTCGATTTTTTCGAAAAACCGTTCAGCAGCCAGGAGTTGCTCACCCGCATCCAAGCCGCCATCGGGCAGCATGTCGAGCATCTCGCCGAAAAATCCCGGCTTAAGGATATCGACGCCTTGCTCCAAGGCCTTACCCCGCGGGAAAGAGACATCCTGGAGAGGCTGGGGCTGGGCAAGTCCAACAAGACGATCGCCGCCGAACTGGCCATGAGCGTTCGTACCGTGGAATTTCATAGGGCTCGTATGATGCAGAAATTGCGGGCCCGCTCCCGCGAGGATCTTACACGTATTGCGATTGAAGGCCGCCAGGCCAGGGATGAGTCCGATTGAGCCGCTTTCATCCACATGTTTTCCCGACATAGCTGTGGATAACCCGCAGATTGCGACGGCATATTCCGTGCGCCTCTGTGTGGTACCGGCACTTTTTGCGGATTGTGCGGGGTTGGGGAGGTACGATCTATTCGACAAGCATGGTGGGGGTTTGTTGCCGGAAAGGCCGCCAGCCGGGAGAAACAAGGGGCCCATGGCAATTTTCCGTACCCGTGATGGGGAAATTATCCACAGAAAATTGCATACTTGTTCGTTAGACTCGGCAAACCCAAGGGGGAGCAAGATATGGATTCACCACTATGGGTTATCATGGCACCGGATGGCCAACAGGGGGGGAATGACGGACAGCATCGGTCCTATCTTCTAATTCCGTGCCCAGAGGACCGGGCTGAGCAAGCCAAGACCGGGGACGTCGGCGAAAACAAGGTCATCCTGCTGGATTTGAAGTCGCTGCGACCCATTCACGGGCACATGCTCGGGAATGGCATCGCGGGCTTGCCAACCGCCAATATCGTTGCCCGGCCGGAGAACGCGAATCGTGCCGGCCGCGGTGTCATGCCCCGTAGTGCGAGCGGCGGCGCGGCCGACCGCAAACGGCCGCTGCCGAAATGGACCGAGGCCGACCTTCGTCACCGGGGACGGCGTCTGACAACCCGGCAGACCGAGATCTTGATGGCCCTGAAAGACGGCGCCTCGAACAAGGAGATCGCCCGCAACCTGGGCATCCTGGAAAGCACGGTCAAAGTTCATCTTAAAACCATCTATCGCCAGCTCCGCGTGAAGAACCGCACGCAGGCGGCCATCGTTTCCGCTCAATACGAGCCGGTCCGCTCCTGAAGGGGGCGGTCCCTGCCGTTCGCCGGGGTATGTCGGCGACGGCAGGGTCCCTGGCCGTTTCCGCCGGGGTGCGAAGGGGGTACTCCCGATACCTGCTTTATGGCATGGGCATCCGCCGTATCCTGGCGCCATGGGGCCTGTTTTCAAATTTGTGCTTCTTGGCGGTGCGGCCATTGCACTGAGCAGCTGCCTTCCGCTGACGATCGCCTCAGCACTCGGCA
This genomic window contains:
- a CDS encoding response regulator transcription factor yields the protein MSLGTVFVVDDDEDIRESIRDLVVSVGINCKTYESADAFFRADTESGPSAVILDVRLPGIGGLEIQKTLVAKGATAPVIFVTGYGDVWTAVQAMKRGAFDFFEKPFSSQELLTRIQAAIGQHVEHLAEKSRLKDIDALLQGLTPRERDILERLGLGKSNKTIAAELAMSVRTVEFHRARMMQKLRARSREDLTRIAIEGRQARDESD
- a CDS encoding helix-turn-helix transcriptional regulator, producing the protein MDSPLWVIMAPDGQQGGNDGQHRSYLLIPCPEDRAEQAKTGDVGENKVILLDLKSLRPIHGHMLGNGIAGLPTANIVARPENANRAGRGVMPRSASGGAADRKRPLPKWTEADLRHRGRRLTTRQTEILMALKDGASNKEIARNLGILESTVKVHLKTIYRQLRVKNRTQAAIVSAQYEPVRS